From the Venenivibrio stagnispumantis genome, one window contains:
- a CDS encoding citryl-CoA lyase, whose amino-acid sequence MEWKTAITLNKGNEIYLRGYNLLELVGKISFTEAIYLTLKGEFPSEKEVKMLDAIFTSIVDHGIAVPSVMALRNVISGGNKLHVGVAAGVLTFGDYHGGALEDAMRLLQEWANKSDNLRETAKELVEKAIKEKMLLAGFGHRYYKDFDPRAKRLIDLAKEIGFFGKHSEFALYLEEEIYKIKGKKLVLNVDGAIAGITSDMGFDWRVGKGFFIIGRIPGLVAHAFEELTMEKPFRRLDEDKEVNYIGEPPRELPEYIKNRK is encoded by the coding sequence ATGGAATGGAAAACAGCTATCACTTTAAACAAAGGAAATGAGATATATCTTAGAGGATATAATTTATTGGAGCTTGTTGGAAAAATATCTTTTACAGAGGCAATATATTTAACATTAAAAGGAGAGTTTCCTTCAGAAAAAGAAGTTAAAATGCTTGATGCTATATTTACATCTATTGTAGACCATGGTATAGCAGTGCCTTCAGTAATGGCTTTAAGAAATGTTATATCCGGTGGTAATAAACTTCATGTTGGTGTGGCTGCAGGAGTTTTAACTTTTGGTGATTATCACGGCGGAGCTTTGGAAGATGCAATGAGATTATTACAGGAATGGGCTAATAAATCGGATAATTTAAGGGAAACTGCAAAAGAGTTGGTAGAAAAAGCAATAAAAGAAAAAATGTTGCTTGCAGGTTTTGGACATAGATACTATAAAGATTTTGACCCAAGAGCAAAAAGATTAATAGATTTAGCAAAAGAAATAGGATTTTTCGGAAAACATTCAGAATTTGCATTATATCTTGAAGAAGAGATATATAAGATAAAAGGAAAAAAATTAGTTCTAAATGTAGATGGAGCAATAGCCGGTATAACATCTGATATGGGATTTGATTGGAGAGTAGGAAAAGGATTTTTTATTATCGGAAGAATTCCCGGATTAGTAGCCCATGCTTTTGAAGAACTAACTATGGAAAAGCCATTTAGAAGATTAGATGAAGATAAAGAAGTAAATTATATAGGAGAACCACCAAGGGAATTACCGGAATATATAAAAAACAGAAAATGA
- the ilvN gene encoding acetolactate synthase small subunit, with product MEDIKVVKTRPEPEKRIRKHTIVVKVMHNFGVLARITGLFAGRGYNIESLTVGRTHEPNVARITLVVEGDERVIEQIIKQLRKLIETLRVRDITDIPHIERELALIKVHTADEKARDEIMRLVNIFRAKVVDVSTDTYTIEITGDNEKIEAFIDLLRPFGLKDIGRTGTLAFIRESASRKLDKYTAE from the coding sequence ATGGAAGATATAAAAGTTGTTAAAACAAGACCAGAACCGGAAAAAAGAATAAGAAAACATACAATAGTTGTAAAAGTTATGCATAATTTTGGTGTATTGGCAAGAATAACCGGATTATTTGCAGGAAGAGGGTATAATATAGAAAGCCTAACCGTAGGAAGAACCCATGAGCCTAATGTTGCAAGAATAACATTGGTAGTGGAAGGAGATGAAAGGGTAATAGAACAGATAATAAAACAACTAAGAAAATTGATAGAAACATTAAGAGTAAGAGATATAACAGATATTCCACATATAGAAAGGGAGCTTGCCCTTATAAAAGTTCATACAGCAGATGAAAAAGCAAGAGATGAAATAATGAGATTAGTTAACATATTCAGGGCAAAGGTAGTTGATGTATCAACAGATACATACACAATAGAGATAACCGGCGATAATGAAAAAATAGAAGCATTTATAGATTTACTTAGACCATTTGGATTAAAAGATATAGGAAGAACAGGAACCCTTGCATTTATAAGGGAGTCTGCCAGCAGAAAATTAGATAAATATACAGCAGAATAA
- the ilvB gene encoding biosynthetic-type acetolactate synthase large subunit translates to MVKRGADIIIDVLIKEGVDTVFGLPGGAIMEVYDALFDAPFKNVLARHEQAAAHMADGYARATGKVGVVIATSGPGATNLVTGLATAYMDSIPMVAITGQVPTHYIGTDAFQEADVIGITRPVTKHNFLVTDIKDLPLILRQAFYIARTGRPGPVLVDIPKDITQQKSEYYIPTDEEVKESLPGYNPHVEGNPVQIKKAAQLIRQAKRPVLYVGGGAILSDAAEEVYKLAHLTRIPVTTTNMGKGAFPENDPLALHMLGMHGTYYANMAVYNSDLLIAVGARFDDRVTGKITEFAPEAKIIHIDIDPASISKTITVDVPIVGDVKIVLQKLIKELEKKPIDWIEARENWLKQIEKWKEEHPLKYRQSDKIIKPQYVIEQIYEVTKGDAIVSAGVGQHQMWAAMFYKYSYPRQFLNSGGLGTMGFGFPAAIGAKIGRPEKTVFAIEGDGSFIMNVQDLATAVQYRVPVKVAIINNGFLGMVRQWQQFFYDSRYASVCLSVQPDFVKLAESFGAVGLRATKPSEVKEVLEKAMTINDRPVIIDFVVDREENVLPMVPAGKSYREMILSPGKKGEAETMYLVG, encoded by the coding sequence ATGGTAAAAAGAGGAGCAGATATAATAATAGATGTTTTAATAAAAGAAGGTGTTGATACAGTATTTGGTCTTCCGGGCGGTGCAATAATGGAAGTTTATGATGCATTATTTGATGCACCGTTTAAAAATGTATTAGCAAGACACGAACAAGCAGCAGCCCACATGGCAGATGGATATGCAAGGGCAACAGGAAAAGTAGGAGTAGTGATAGCAACCTCAGGACCTGGGGCTACAAATCTTGTAACAGGGCTTGCTACGGCATATATGGATTCTATACCTATGGTAGCTATAACGGGACAGGTTCCAACCCATTATATCGGAACAGATGCATTTCAAGAAGCAGATGTAATAGGTATAACCAGACCTGTAACAAAACATAATTTTCTCGTAACAGATATCAAAGATTTGCCTTTAATATTAAGACAGGCTTTTTATATAGCAAGAACAGGAAGACCTGGGCCGGTTTTAGTAGATATACCAAAAGATATAACCCAGCAAAAAAGTGAGTATTATATCCCAACCGATGAAGAGGTAAAAGAATCCCTTCCAGGTTATAATCCTCATGTGGAAGGAAATCCTGTCCAAATAAAAAAAGCAGCCCAGTTAATCAGACAGGCAAAAAGACCTGTTTTATATGTAGGTGGTGGAGCCATATTATCAGATGCAGCAGAAGAAGTATATAAGTTAGCCCATCTTACAAGAATACCGGTGACAACTACAAATATGGGTAAAGGTGCATTTCCTGAAAATGACCCTCTTGCACTTCATATGCTTGGAATGCATGGAACATATTATGCAAATATGGCAGTTTATAATAGTGATTTACTTATAGCAGTAGGAGCAAGATTTGATGATAGGGTTACAGGAAAAATAACAGAATTTGCACCTGAAGCTAAAATAATACATATAGATATAGACCCGGCTTCAATCAGTAAAACCATTACAGTAGATGTTCCTATTGTTGGAGATGTAAAAATAGTTTTACAAAAATTAATAAAAGAACTTGAAAAGAAACCTATTGATTGGATAGAAGCAAGGGAAAACTGGTTAAAACAGATAGAAAAATGGAAAGAAGAACATCCTTTAAAATATAGACAATCTGATAAAATTATAAAGCCTCAATATGTTATAGAACAGATATATGAAGTTACAAAAGGAGATGCTATCGTATCTGCCGGTGTAGGACAGCATCAGATGTGGGCAGCTATGTTTTATAAATACTCATATCCAAGACAATTTTTAAATTCCGGTGGGCTTGGAACAATGGGATTTGGTTTTCCGGCAGCAATCGGGGCTAAAATAGGAAGACCGGAAAAAACAGTTTTTGCAATAGAAGGGGATGGTTCTTTTATAATGAATGTTCAGGATTTAGCAACAGCAGTTCAATACAGGGTTCCTGTTAAAGTCGCAATAATTAATAATGGTTTTCTCGGAATGGTTAGACAGTGGCAACAATTTTTCTATGATAGTAGATATGCAAGTGTATGTTTATCAGTTCAACCGGATTTTGTTAAACTTGCAGAGAGCTTTGGAGCAGTAGGACTTAGAGCTACAAAACCATCAGAAGTAAAAGAAGTTTTAGAAAAAGCAATGACAATTAATGATAGACCTGTTATAATAGATTTTGTAGTAGATAGAGAAGAAAATGTTTTACCTATGGTTCCGGCAGGAAAAAGTTATAGAGAGATGATTTTATCACCGGGTAAAAAGGGTGAAGCAGAAACTATGTATTTAGTGGGGTAG
- the moaD gene encoding molybdopterin converting factor subunit 1: MKIKVLYFASLKDKLKKKEDIIDLKEGSKVEDLLNDIISKYPQIQELIQKCMIAVNEEYSSKDRVLNENDIVAIIPPVSGG, encoded by the coding sequence ATGAAAATAAAGGTTTTATATTTTGCTTCCTTAAAGGATAAATTAAAAAAAAAGGAAGATATAATAGATTTAAAAGAAGGCAGTAAAGTAGAAGATTTACTAAATGATATAATATCAAAATATCCTCAAATTCAGGAATTAATCCAAAAATGTATGATAGCAGTAAATGAAGAATATTCTTCAAAAGATAGAGTATTAAATGAAAATGATATAGTTGCTATTATTCCTCCGGTAAGCGGTGGATAA
- the ilvC gene encoding ketol-acid reductoisomerase, with amino-acid sequence MAANIYYDQDASLEYLQGKTVAIIGYGSQGHAHALNLRDSGINVVIGLYTGSRSAQKAKAEGFEVLLPDDATKKADVIMILTPDTVQPALYQSAILPNLDEGKALAFAHGFNIHFGQIVPPEYVDVFLVAPKGPGHLVRWMYEEGKGVPALFAVYQDFTGKAREIAMAYAKGIGATRAGLIETTFKEETETDLFGEQAVLCGGATALIKAGFETLVEAGYQPEVAYFECLHELKLIVDLLYQYGISGMRFSISDTARYGDVTRGKRIYEAVKPIHKKILEEIQEGLFAKEWILENVANRPHFNALVKKDEEHPIEEVGKELRKMMPWLGGKGL; translated from the coding sequence ATGGCAGCTAATATTTATTATGACCAAGATGCATCCTTAGAGTATTTACAGGGAAAAACAGTTGCAATTATTGGATACGGAAGCCAGGGACATGCCCATGCTTTAAATTTAAGAGATAGTGGTATTAATGTAGTTATAGGTTTATATACAGGTAGCAGGTCTGCTCAAAAAGCAAAAGCAGAAGGTTTTGAAGTTCTACTTCCTGATGATGCTACTAAAAAAGCAGATGTAATAATGATATTAACACCGGATACAGTTCAACCGGCTTTGTATCAATCTGCAATTTTACCTAACTTAGATGAAGGAAAAGCCCTTGCATTTGCCCATGGATTTAATATCCATTTTGGACAGATTGTTCCACCTGAATATGTTGATGTATTCCTTGTTGCTCCAAAAGGACCGGGACATCTTGTAAGATGGATGTATGAGGAAGGAAAAGGAGTTCCTGCATTGTTTGCAGTATATCAAGATTTTACAGGAAAAGCAAGAGAGATAGCAATGGCTTATGCAAAAGGTATAGGTGCAACAAGAGCAGGATTAATAGAAACAACATTTAAAGAAGAAACAGAAACGGATTTATTTGGAGAGCAAGCTGTTTTATGCGGTGGTGCTACTGCTTTGATAAAAGCAGGATTTGAAACATTGGTAGAAGCAGGTTATCAACCAGAAGTTGCTTATTTTGAATGCCTACACGAGCTTAAATTAATAGTTGACCTTTTATATCAATATGGAATCTCCGGTATGAGATTTTCTATATCAGATACTGCAAGATACGGAGATGTTACAAGAGGAAAAAGAATTTATGAAGCAGTAAAACCAATCCATAAAAAAATATTAGAAGAAATCCAAGAAGGGCTATTTGCAAAAGAATGGATACTTGAAAATGTTGCTAACAGACCACACTTTAATGCACTTGTTAAAAAAGATGAAGAGCATCCAATAGAAGAAGTAGGTAAAGAATTAAGAAAAATGATGCCTTGGCTTGGTGGTAAAGGATTATAA
- a CDS encoding HAD family hydrolase, with protein MELYIFDLDGTIIDSSKDIAKAVNYAFEKLRLNKFPEEEIVKYVGYGARKLIEDLIPDKQDYWEESLNLFREYYNQNPSVHTKPYPYVKEVLEYLKENNKNIAVLTNKYEKISKDILKDIGLWEYIDLVVGADTLDTRKPEPDGVYFILKVLEKNKEESILIGDSEVDVLTGKNAGIKTALLLHGYGNKELAKNLNPDYIFKDFKDLLSEVKKWNGKQLSL; from the coding sequence ATGGAACTTTATATTTTTGATTTAGACGGAACAATTATTGATTCTTCAAAAGATATAGCAAAAGCAGTAAATTATGCTTTTGAAAAATTAAGATTAAACAAATTTCCGGAAGAAGAAATTGTAAAATATGTAGGATACGGAGCAAGAAAATTAATTGAAGATTTAATCCCTGACAAACAGGATTATTGGGAAGAAAGTTTAAATTTATTCAGAGAGTATTATAACCAAAATCCTTCCGTCCATACTAAACCATATCCTTATGTTAAAGAAGTTCTTGAATATCTTAAAGAAAATAATAAAAATATAGCAGTTTTAACAAATAAATATGAAAAAATATCAAAAGATATACTAAAAGATATAGGGCTTTGGGAATATATAGATTTAGTTGTAGGAGCAGATACCTTAGATACAAGAAAACCTGAGCCTGATGGTGTTTATTTTATATTAAAAGTTTTAGAAAAAAATAAAGAAGAAAGTATCTTGATAGGAGATAGTGAAGTAGATGTTTTAACCGGAAAAAATGCCGGAATAAAAACTGCTTTATTACTTCACGGATATGGAAATAAAGAGTTAGCTAAAAATCTAAATCCTGATTATATATTTAAAGATTTTAAAGATTTATTAAGTGAGGTGAAAAAATGGAATGGAAAACAGCTATCACTTTAA
- a CDS encoding RibD family protein, which yields MNRPYTIIVSEVTVDGKLTLRKGRSSKEIMQFMDEEANRYLHETRAKVDGIMVGAETIRTDNPFLTVRYVEGKNPTRIIPTSKADIPFDANILGKHAPTIIVTTESAPKEKVEALKEKVEVLIIGKESVDLIKMMDKLYSLGIHSLMVEGGSTLNWQLLKLGLVDEIRIIHMPFIVGGENTPTFVGGKGFEKLEDVIKLKLRAHFLRGSHLITEWEVKY from the coding sequence ATGAATCGTCCTTATACAATTATTGTATCTGAAGTCACCGTTGATGGAAAATTAACATTAAGAAAAGGTCGCTCTTCAAAAGAAATTATGCAGTTTATGGATGAAGAAGCAAACAGATATTTACATGAAACAAGAGCAAAAGTTGATGGTATTATGGTAGGAGCAGAAACAATAAGAACAGATAACCCATTTTTAACCGTCAGATATGTAGAAGGAAAAAATCCAACAAGAATAATCCCAACCTCAAAAGCAGATATTCCTTTTGATGCAAATATACTCGGAAAACATGCTCCAACAATAATTGTAACAACAGAATCAGCACCGAAAGAAAAGGTAGAAGCTTTAAAAGAAAAAGTAGAAGTCCTAATTATAGGGAAAGAGTCTGTAGATTTAATTAAGATGATGGATAAACTTTATAGCCTTGGAATACATTCTCTTATGGTAGAAGGTGGCTCTACATTAAACTGGCAGTTATTAAAACTTGGATTAGTAGATGAAATTAGAATTATACATATGCCATTTATTGTAGGTGGAGAAAATACACCTACATTTGTAGGTGGAAAAGGATTTGAAAAATTAGAAGATGTTATTAAATTAAAGTTAAGAGCTCATTTTTTAAGAGGAAGCCATCTTATAACCGAATGGGAAGTTAAATATTAG
- a CDS encoding CDP-alcohol phosphatidyltransferase family protein has translation MNLTSKRKIIKKVYEPVGILIAKTHITPNMITILSVIVGVFAAIYYYKEKPLIGALLVFISGFFDLMDGIVARETEKSSKFGAVFDWLADKFVDGFLIFFIGITYSTPFITALGITATMLHTFIKPVAYAEIGFSNREKGKIEDPLEGIGFFGRPETLLTIIIFSIFEHFNILGGLEFGFKLIVTLTILSLMQRIIYLYVKYNKDYD, from the coding sequence ATGAATTTAACTTCCAAGAGAAAGATTATAAAAAAAGTATATGAACCGGTTGGCATTCTTATTGCCAAAACCCATATAACTCCTAATATGATAACAATTTTATCTGTGATAGTCGGCGTCTTCGCCGCTATCTATTATTATAAAGAAAAGCCTTTAATAGGAGCTTTACTTGTTTTTATAAGTGGTTTTTTTGATTTGATGGATGGGATAGTAGCAAGAGAAACAGAAAAATCCTCAAAATTCGGTGCAGTTTTTGATTGGCTGGCAGACAAATTTGTTGATGGATTTTTGATATTTTTTATAGGAATAACCTACTCAACACCTTTTATAACAGCACTTGGTATTACGGCTACAATGCTACATACATTTATAAAACCGGTAGCTTATGCAGAAATAGGTTTTTCAAATAGGGAAAAAGGAAAAATAGAAGACCCTCTTGAAGGGATAGGATTTTTCGGAAGACCTGAAACATTGTTAACAATCATTATTTTCTCTATATTTGAACATTTTAATATTTTAGGTGGTTTAGAATTTGGATTTAAGCTGATAGTTACATTAACTATTTTGTCTTTAATGCAGAGAATAATATATCTATATGTTAAATATAATAAAGATTATGACTAA